One window from the genome of Gambusia affinis linkage group LG14, SWU_Gaff_1.0, whole genome shotgun sequence encodes:
- the lg14h5orf49 gene encoding uncharacterized protein C5orf49 homolog isoform X2: MDASPEDQTKAVVKPAIFSLISPQRNQPKELSYFNTKAKVAEVPMFDRMYPNLEDLDTKTQFHSQKSLRRRALDINEEERSRPVALLSSSEYGRRFNSTINRTAKRHPRVALIESDFYRKNGIIWSMAEGYGSVVPL; the protein is encoded by the exons ATGGACGCTTCACCCGAAGATCAAACCAAAGCGGTGGTTAAACCCGCAATCTTCAGTTTAATCTCACCGCAAAGGAATCAGCCCAAAGAACTGTCTTACTTCAACACCAAGGCAAAG GTCGCTGAAGTGCCCATGTTTGACCGAATGTACCCCAACCTTGAGGATTTAGATACGAAGACGCAATTCCACTCCCAGAAGAGCTTGAGAAGGAGAGCACTCGACATAAACGAGGAG GAGAGGTCCAGACCTGTGGCTCTGCTGTCGTCTTCGGAATATGGCCGTCGTTTCAATTCAACCATCAACCGAACAGCGAAGCGGCACCCCCGCGTGGCTTTGATCGAATCcgatttttacagaaaaaacgGGATCATCTGGAGTATGGCAGAAGGATATGGGTCAGTGGTTCCACTCTGA
- the lg14h5orf49 gene encoding uncharacterized protein C5orf49 homolog isoform X1, giving the protein MDASPEDQTKAVVKPAIFSLISPQRNQPKELSYFNTKAKVAEVPMFDRMYPNLEDLDTKTQFHSQKSLRRRALDINEEQERSRPVALLSSSEYGRRFNSTINRTAKRHPRVALIESDFYRKNGIIWSMAEGYGSVVPL; this is encoded by the exons ATGGACGCTTCACCCGAAGATCAAACCAAAGCGGTGGTTAAACCCGCAATCTTCAGTTTAATCTCACCGCAAAGGAATCAGCCCAAAGAACTGTCTTACTTCAACACCAAGGCAAAG GTCGCTGAAGTGCCCATGTTTGACCGAATGTACCCCAACCTTGAGGATTTAGATACGAAGACGCAATTCCACTCCCAGAAGAGCTTGAGAAGGAGAGCACTCGACATAAACGAGGAG CAGGAGAGGTCCAGACCTGTGGCTCTGCTGTCGTCTTCGGAATATGGCCGTCGTTTCAATTCAACCATCAACCGAACAGCGAAGCGGCACCCCCGCGTGGCTTTGATCGAATCcgatttttacagaaaaaacgGGATCATCTGGAGTATGGCAGAAGGATATGGGTCAGTGGTTCCACTCTGA